Proteins encoded in a region of the Paenibacillus sp. W2I17 genome:
- the sigH gene encoding RNA polymerase sporulation sigma factor SigH, giving the protein MSVDLKDIMLSKYDYQSDEDIVEAFREGESEALEFLINKYRNFVRAKARSYFLIGADREDIIQEGMIGLYKSIRDFKGDKLASFKAFAELCITRQIITAIKTATRQKHIPLNSYVSLDKPIYDEESDRTLLDVICGTQVSDPEELIINQEEFVGLEDKMSEILSDLERKVLMLYLDGRSYQEIAVDLDRHVKSIDNALQRVKRKLEKYLEVRDN; this is encoded by the coding sequence GTGAGTGTCGACCTCAAAGATATCATGTTATCTAAGTATGATTACCAAAGTGACGAAGACATTGTCGAAGCTTTCCGTGAAGGCGAAAGCGAAGCGTTAGAGTTTCTAATTAACAAATATCGTAACTTTGTACGCGCCAAGGCAAGATCTTATTTTCTGATTGGGGCAGACCGGGAAGATATTATTCAAGAAGGAATGATTGGCCTCTACAAATCCATTCGAGATTTCAAAGGGGACAAGCTGGCTTCGTTCAAGGCTTTTGCCGAACTGTGTATTACAAGACAGATCATCACGGCGATTAAGACAGCAACACGTCAGAAGCATATTCCGCTTAATTCTTATGTATCTCTGGACAAGCCTATTTATGACGAAGAGTCTGATCGTACGTTACTCGATGTGATTTGTGGAACCCAGGTCAGTGATCCGGAAGAACTTATCATCAATCAGGAAGAGTTTGTGGGCCTGGAAGATAAAATGTCCGAGATTCTGAGTGATCTGGAACGTAAAGTATTGATGTTGTATCTGGACGGGAGATCTTATCAAGAGATTGCAGTAGATTTGGACAGACATGTGAAGTCCATTGATAATGCACTTCAGCGCGTCAAGCGCAAACTTGAAAAGTACCTGGAAGTTCGAGATAATTAA
- the rpmG gene encoding 50S ribosomal protein L33, with translation MRVIITLACTNCKQRNYTTTKNKRNHPDRMEMKKFCKFCNEQTSHRETR, from the coding sequence ATGCGGGTAATTATTACTTTGGCTTGTACTAACTGCAAACAAAGAAATTACACTACGACAAAAAACAAGCGTAATCACCCCGACCGCATGGAGATGAAGAAATTTTGCAAGTTTTGTAACGAGCAGACTTCTCATCGCGAAACCAGATAG
- the secE gene encoding preprotein translocase subunit SecE, producing the protein MKRSFKSLISFFSESWAELKKVRWPNRKELTNYTLIVLGTVVVMTLFFWVIDIGISFVIEAII; encoded by the coding sequence GTGAAACGAAGTTTCAAATCTCTGATTTCCTTTTTCTCAGAAAGCTGGGCTGAACTTAAAAAAGTTCGCTGGCCTAATCGTAAAGAGCTGACCAACTACACATTGATCGTACTTGGTACTGTTGTGGTTATGACGCTGTTTTTTTGGGTCATTGACATTGGCATCTCCTTTGTGATCGAAGCGATTATTTAA
- the nusG gene encoding transcription termination/antitermination protein NusG, producing MEKRWYVVHTYSGYENKVKANLEKRVESMGMEDKIFRVLVPMEEEVVNKDGKKKTVMRKVYPGYVLVEMVQTDDSWYVVRNTPGVTGFVGSTGSGSKPTALLPEEVEQILKHMGMVEPKPKIEFDIKESVRIKVGPFANFVGSVEEILVDKSKLKVHVNMFGRETPLELEYTQVEKI from the coding sequence ATGGAAAAAAGATGGTACGTCGTTCATACCTATTCAGGGTATGAGAACAAGGTCAAAGCCAATTTGGAAAAACGCGTAGAGTCTATGGGCATGGAAGACAAGATATTCCGCGTTCTTGTTCCTATGGAAGAAGAAGTGGTAAACAAGGACGGTAAGAAAAAAACCGTTATGCGTAAAGTTTATCCCGGTTATGTCTTGGTGGAAATGGTACAGACGGATGATTCTTGGTATGTTGTTCGCAACACACCAGGTGTTACAGGATTTGTCGGTTCGACAGGTTCTGGGTCCAAACCAACTGCTTTGTTGCCTGAAGAAGTGGAACAAATTCTGAAGCACATGGGTATGGTTGAACCTAAGCCGAAAATTGAGTTCGATATTAAGGAATCCGTACGTATTAAAGTCGGTCCTTTTGCGAATTTCGTAGGCTCCGTGGAAGAAATTTTGGTAGACAAAAGCAAGTTGAAAGTGCACGTGAACATGTTTGGACGGGAAACACCGCTTGAGTTGGAATACACGCAAGTGGAGAAGATATAG
- the rplK gene encoding 50S ribosomal protein L11, producing the protein MAKKVIKMVKLQIPAGKANPAPPVGPALGQAGVNIMAFCKEFNARTADQAGLIIPVEISVFEDRSFTFITKTPPAAVLLKVAAKVEKGSGEPNKKKVATVKRDAVRQIAETKMPDLNAADVESAMRMVEGTARSMGITIED; encoded by the coding sequence ATGGCGAAAAAAGTTATTAAAATGGTAAAACTGCAGATTCCAGCAGGTAAAGCAAACCCAGCACCACCAGTAGGTCCAGCTTTGGGTCAAGCAGGTGTCAACATCATGGCATTCTGTAAAGAATTCAACGCTCGTACAGCTGATCAGGCGGGATTGATTATTCCAGTTGAAATTTCTGTATTCGAGGACCGTTCCTTTACTTTCATCACTAAAACTCCACCAGCAGCAGTTCTGTTGAAAGTGGCAGCTAAAGTTGAAAAAGGATCCGGCGAACCGAACAAGAAAAAAGTTGCTACTGTTAAACGTGATGCGGTACGTCAAATCGCAGAAACAAAAATGCCTGACCTGAATGCAGCAGACGTTGAGTCCGCTATGCGTATGGTCGAAGGTACTGCCCGCAGCATGGGTATCACCATCGAAGACTAA